From one Streptomyces mobaraensis genomic stretch:
- a CDS encoding TetR/AcrR family transcriptional regulator: MMDGVAIDSKTSGKKDLTPAQGARRTRRVRMTGAERREQLLDIGRTLFAERGFEGTSVEEIAAKAGVSKPVVYEHFGGKEGLYAVVVDREMRQLLDMVTGALTAGHPRELLEQAAFALLDYIETYTDGFRILVRDSPVAQSTGTFASLISDIATQVEDILGLEFKTRGFDQKLAPLYAQALVGMVALTGQWWLDVRKPKKAEVAAHLVNLAWHGLDGLEQRPRLVGHRKS; encoded by the coding sequence ATGATGGACGGCGTGGCGATCGACAGCAAAACCTCCGGTAAGAAGGACCTGACTCCCGCGCAGGGGGCCAGACGCACCCGCCGGGTGCGGATGACCGGCGCGGAGCGCCGGGAGCAGTTGCTGGACATCGGTCGCACACTCTTCGCCGAGCGGGGGTTCGAGGGCACGTCGGTGGAGGAGATCGCGGCCAAGGCCGGGGTCTCCAAGCCGGTGGTGTACGAGCACTTCGGCGGCAAGGAGGGGCTGTACGCGGTGGTCGTCGACCGCGAGATGCGGCAGCTCCTCGACATGGTGACGGGCGCCCTCACCGCGGGTCACCCGCGCGAGCTCCTGGAACAGGCCGCCTTCGCCCTGCTCGACTACATCGAGACCTATACGGACGGCTTCCGCATCCTCGTCCGCGACTCCCCCGTCGCCCAGTCGACGGGCACCTTCGCCTCACTGATCAGCGACATCGCCACGCAGGTGGAGGACATCCTGGGTCTGGAGTTCAAGACCCGCGGCTTCGACCAGAAGCTCGCCCCGCTGTACGCGCAGGCCCTGGTCGGCATGGTGGCCCTGACGGGCCAGTGGTGGCTCGACGTCCGCAAGCCCAAGAAGGCGGAGGTCGCGGCCCACCTGGTCAACCTCGCCTGGCACGGCCTCGACGGCCTGGAGCAGCGGCCGCGCCTGGTGGGCCACCGCAAAAGCTGA
- a CDS encoding acyl-CoA desaturase codes for MTASPDLIEDVPKAQEAPLPVATLGGDSKRSIEQITLLLFITIPFVALLAAVPLAWGWGVSWLDLGLMTAMYFIGCHGITIGYHRYFTHGSFKAKRPLRVALAIMGSLAVEGPVVRWVADHRKHHKFSDAEGDPHSPWRYGETVPALMKGLWWAHVGWMFDEEQTPQHKYAPDLIKDPAIRFVSRTFVLWTTISLLIPPLVGGLVTWSWQGAVTAFFWGSLVRVALLHHVTWSINSICHAVGKRPFKSRDRSGNVWWLAILSCGESWHNLHHADPTSARHGVLRGQLDSSARLIRWFELAGWAYDVRWPSAGRIAARRKPRPGEESARAADGEQKDAAQAA; via the coding sequence ATGACTGCAAGCCCCGACCTGATCGAGGATGTGCCGAAGGCCCAGGAGGCCCCGCTCCCCGTCGCCACGCTGGGTGGTGACAGCAAGCGGTCGATCGAACAGATCACGCTGCTGCTGTTCATCACCATCCCCTTCGTCGCCCTGCTCGCCGCGGTCCCCCTGGCCTGGGGCTGGGGGGTCAGCTGGCTCGACCTGGGGCTGATGACGGCGATGTACTTCATCGGCTGCCACGGAATCACCATCGGGTACCACCGTTACTTCACCCATGGCTCGTTCAAGGCCAAACGGCCGCTGCGCGTCGCCCTGGCGATCATGGGTTCGCTGGCGGTGGAGGGGCCGGTGGTCCGCTGGGTGGCGGACCACCGCAAGCACCACAAGTTCTCCGACGCCGAGGGGGATCCGCACTCGCCGTGGCGTTACGGGGAGACCGTGCCGGCCCTGATGAAGGGGCTGTGGTGGGCGCATGTCGGCTGGATGTTCGACGAGGAGCAGACGCCGCAGCACAAGTACGCGCCGGACCTCATCAAGGACCCGGCGATCCGCTTCGTCTCCCGTACGTTCGTCCTCTGGACGACGATCTCGCTGCTGATCCCGCCGCTGGTGGGCGGGCTGGTGACGTGGTCGTGGCAGGGGGCGGTGACCGCGTTCTTCTGGGGTTCACTGGTCCGGGTGGCGCTGCTGCACCATGTGACCTGGTCGATCAACTCGATCTGCCACGCGGTCGGCAAGCGGCCGTTCAAGTCCCGGGACCGCTCCGGGAACGTGTGGTGGCTGGCGATCCTGTCCTGCGGCGAGTCCTGGCACAACCTGCACCACGCCGACCCGACCTCGGCGCGGCACGGGGTGCTGCGGGGCCAGCTGGACTCCAGCGCCCGCCTCATCCGCTGGTTCGAGCTGGCCGGCTGGGCGTACGACGTGCGCTGGCCGAGCGCGGGCCGCATCGCCGCGCGGCGCAAGCCGCGGCCCGGCGAGGAGAGCGCCCGGGCGGCCGACGGCGAACAGAAGGACGCCGCTCAGGCGGCATGA